The Lineus longissimus chromosome 2, tnLinLong1.2, whole genome shotgun sequence genome window below encodes:
- the LOC135483450 gene encoding peroxisomal membrane protein 2-like, whose protein sequence is MSFSKERHGGVIDRYLTLYVKYLREKPVLTKAISSGLIAGLGDLIAQVIKYNPGKGQHIRLRSTAAFATFGFVFAGPLTHQFYIWLDQWVPKTASYCALKRIMIDRLILTPPYMLLFFYVVTVIEGHGFKMATQKIRETFWPVLQMNWKIWTLFQYVNVNYIPSEYRVLFASCISLVWNIYLASTRR, encoded by the exons ATGAGTTTTAGTAAAGAAAGACATGGAGGTGTTATCGACAGATACCTCACCTTATATGTGAAGTACCTTCGTGAAAAACCTGTTTTGACGAAGGCTATTTCAAG TGGATTGATTGCTGGTTTAGGTGATCTCATTGCTCAAGTCATCAAATACAACCCTGGCAAAGGTCAGCACATTAGACTGAGGAGCACAGCAGCATTTGCGACATTTGG ATTTGTGTTTGCTGGTCCACTGACACATCAGTTCTACATCTGGCTTGACCAATGGGTACCAAAGACAGCATCCTATTGTGCCTTGAAGAGGATCATGATAGACAGGCTCATATTGACCCCACCTTATATGCTCCTATTCTTCTATGTGGTGACCGTGATTGAG GGTCATGGCTTCAAAATGGCAACACAGAAAATCCGTGAAACGTTCTGGCCAGTTCTTCAGATGAATTGGAAGATATGGACTCTCTTCCAATACGTTAATGTTAACTACATTCCTTCTGAG TATCGTGTGTTATTTGCCAGCTGTATCTCCCTTGTGTGGAATATCTACTTAGCCAGCACTCGCAGGTGA